The region TGAAGGGCTACTTGGAAGTGGAAGTTGCCGTGTCAATGGCGCGCCCTTTGTTGATCGCGATAGCGACAGGCTTACTTTGTGCCATTGCGTTTGCCATTGCGCCGCTGATGCAGCTGGTTTCCGTGAAACCACTGGCGGTTATTCGCGGCTTTAAACATGATACTTTCCATTGGCTGCAACTCATTCCGGCTGTTGTTGCCTTGTACTTATTGCTTTATTTATTCAGCCAAAACGCATTGATGAGTATTGTGTTGCTTGCGGGTGGGGTGCTGGTGTCGATTATTCTACTGGTACTGGGGCAAGTCTTTGTCAGTTTAGGGCGCAGTGCTGGCAGTAAATCTGGTAAAGCACTGCACTTGGCGTTTGCTAACCTTAAACGCCGAGCGAAAGAGAATAGCGTACAGCTCGTCAGTTTTACCATCGCTATTAAGCTGTTATTGCTGATCGTGGTGGTACGCACTGATCTAATCAATGAGTGGCAAGCACAGCTACCGAAAGATACCGCTAATCGCTTTTTGGTTAACATTAGCCAAACACAAGTTGATCGCGTTAATCAGTTTATGGATGAGCAACAAATCCCCGGCAGTGGATTATATCCTGTTGTGCGCGGTCGTTTAATTGCCATCAATGAAGATTCGGTCACCAAGCAAGTGACTAAAGAAGAAGACCCAGATGCAGAGCAACAACGTCGCGGCGTTGGCCGAGAGCTTAACCTGACTTGGCGCAATGAATTACCACCGAGCAATGTGTTAATTGATGGTGAATGGTTTAGCGCTGACGATCAAAACCCTCAAGTGTCGATTGAGCAAGGTGTTGCCGAGCGACTCGACGTCAAAGTCGGCGATACGCTGACTTTCCAGCTCGGTAGCGAAGACTTTAAAGCGAAGGTGACGAGTGTGCGCGAAGTTGATTGGCAATCGTTACAGCCGAACTTCTTTATGATCTTTAACCAATATGTGTTGCAAGATTTCCCAGCGACTTATATTTCGTCGCACTATGTTGAGCCAGAAAAAGAGCAAATATTTAATCGCTTCTTGGCAGATTATCCGACCATTTCAATGATTGATGTCGGTGCCTTGATCAAGCAGCTGCGTACGGTGATAGACCAAGTATCCATTGCCGTTGAGTTTATTCTGGTGATGGTGGTTATTGCAGGCTCTTTGGTATTAATTGCCCAAGTACAAGCGAGTATGGAAGAGCGAGAGCGTGAAATCGCCATATTAAGAACCTTAGGTGCTAAAGGTAGTTTATTGCGCAACAGCGTACTCTTAGAATTTGTTTGCTTAGGTATCGTGGCGGGGCTAATGGCTGGTATCGCCATGGAGGCGGCGGTATTTGTCATCCAAACCCAAGTATTTGATATGTCACCTAGCTTTCATTTTAGTTACTGGGGCGTTGGTATTGCTGCTGGTGCTGCGTTTGTTGGCACTGTCGGTATGCTTAGCTGCTGGCGATTACTCAATATGTCGAGTGTCACCTTGATCCGCCGAACGATGTAGCGACAAGGCTCGCTCTTTTTTGATTGTACAAATCAAGTAAGAGCGAGCCAGTTACCGCGAAGTCTACAGCTTCTTTTCGCTAGCTTAAACCTCATTGAGTCGCATGCTGTACTGTACTAAGGAATCAAGTTTTTTAGTGCTGGCTGCAGCTCTGAGTAGTGAAATTGGTAGCCTGCGTTAAGTAATCTCGCTGGTACAACATGCTGACCATAGACCAGCAATTCGGCGACTTCACCAAACATTGCATTGACGACAAACGCTGGCATGCA is a window of Thalassotalea euphylliae DNA encoding:
- a CDS encoding ABC transporter permease produces the protein MSSTNMWINQSLRLLKHELRRGELSIIFLAIVLAVATVFSLSGFSHQIQAAILSKSSTFIAADRVLDSPRPIAEEVFVKSNEIGLRSALKLEMGSMVFANDTLQLAQLEAVGEAYPLKGELLVRDAQGHVTAQQGPAVGEVWAEQKLLNVLGVSIGDTIEVGLAELIIAGVATQIPDASFSVFTSGPVVLMNVADMAKTELIQPGSRLTYKVLFAGTPSQIDDFEEWIEPQVNETMRWYGIKSSRSALASSLTRAEQYLSLASMLGIVLAAVAVAVASRRYGQRHQPMVAVFKAMGASQSHITKLYCLHWGLLSALSIGVGLVIGYGLQQIGLNAMKGYLEVEVAVSMARPLLIAIATGLLCAIAFAIAPLMQLVSVKPLAVIRGFKHDTFHWLQLIPAVVALYLLLYLFSQNALMSIVLLAGGVLVSIILLVLGQVFVSLGRSAGSKSGKALHLAFANLKRRAKENSVQLVSFTIAIKLLLLIVVVRTDLINEWQAQLPKDTANRFLVNISQTQVDRVNQFMDEQQIPGSGLYPVVRGRLIAINEDSVTKQVTKEEDPDAEQQRRGVGRELNLTWRNELPPSNVLIDGEWFSADDQNPQVSIEQGVAERLDVKVGDTLTFQLGSEDFKAKVTSVREVDWQSLQPNFFMIFNQYVLQDFPATYISSHYVEPEKEQIFNRFLADYPTISMIDVGALIKQLRTVIDQVSIAVEFILVMVVIAGSLVLIAQVQASMEEREREIAILRTLGAKGSLLRNSVLLEFVCLGIVAGLMAGIAMEAAVFVIQTQVFDMSPSFHFSYWGVGIAAGAAFVGTVGMLSCWRLLNMSSVTLIRRTM